In a genomic window of Equus przewalskii isolate Varuska chromosome 4, EquPr2, whole genome shotgun sequence:
- the ICA1 gene encoding islet cell autoantigen 1 isoform X7, producing the protein MSGQKCSCPWDLQDRYAQDKSVVNKMQQKYWETKQAFIKATGKKEDEHVVASDADLDAKLELFHSIQRTCLDLSKAIVLYQKRICFLSQEENELGKFLRSQGFQDKTRAGKMMQATGKALCFSSQQRLALRNPLCRFHQEVETFRHRAISDTWLTVNRMEQCRTEYRGALLWMKDVSQELDPDLYKQMEKFRKEERRQALEAKMGN; encoded by the exons atgtcAGGACAGAAATG cAGTTGCCCCTGGGACTTACAGGATCGATATGCACAAGATAAGTCAGTTGTGAATAAGATGCAGCAGAAGTATTGGGAGACAAAGCAGGCCTTTATTAAAGccacagggaagaaggaagatgaaCATGTTGTTGCCTCCGACGCAGACCTGGACGCCAAGCTGGAG ctgttTCACTCGATTCAGAGAACCTGTTTGGACTTGTCTAAAGCAATTGTACTCTATCAAAAGAGAATATGTT TCTTGTCTCAAGAAGAAAACGAACTGGGAAAATTTCTCCGATCCCAAGGCTTCCAAGATAAAACCAGAGCAGGAAAAATGATGCAAGCGACAGGAAAGGccctctgcttttcttcccagCAAAG GTTGGCCCTGCGCAATCCTTTGTGTCGATTTCACCAAGAAGTGGAGACTTTTCGGCATCGGGCCATCTCGGACACTTGGCTGACGGTGAACCGCATGGAGCAGTGCCGGACTGAATACAGAGGAGCATTATTATGGATGAAGGACGTGTCACAGGAGCTTGATCCAGACCTCTACAAGCAAATGGAGAAGTTCAGGAAG
- the ICA1 gene encoding islet cell autoantigen 1 isoform X8, protein MSGQKCCPWDLQDRYAQDKSVVNKMQQKYWETKQAFIKATGKKEDEHVVASDADLDAKLELFHSIQRTCLDLSKAIVLYQKRICFLSQEENELGKFLRSQGFQDKTRAGKMMQATGKALCFSSQQRLALRNPLCRFHQEVETFRHRAISDTWLTVNRMEQCRTEYRGALLWMKDVSQELDPDLYKQMEKFRKEERRQALEAKMGN, encoded by the exons atgtcAGGACAGAAATG TTGCCCCTGGGACTTACAGGATCGATATGCACAAGATAAGTCAGTTGTGAATAAGATGCAGCAGAAGTATTGGGAGACAAAGCAGGCCTTTATTAAAGccacagggaagaaggaagatgaaCATGTTGTTGCCTCCGACGCAGACCTGGACGCCAAGCTGGAG ctgttTCACTCGATTCAGAGAACCTGTTTGGACTTGTCTAAAGCAATTGTACTCTATCAAAAGAGAATATGTT TCTTGTCTCAAGAAGAAAACGAACTGGGAAAATTTCTCCGATCCCAAGGCTTCCAAGATAAAACCAGAGCAGGAAAAATGATGCAAGCGACAGGAAAGGccctctgcttttcttcccagCAAAG GTTGGCCCTGCGCAATCCTTTGTGTCGATTTCACCAAGAAGTGGAGACTTTTCGGCATCGGGCCATCTCGGACACTTGGCTGACGGTGAACCGCATGGAGCAGTGCCGGACTGAATACAGAGGAGCATTATTATGGATGAAGGACGTGTCACAGGAGCTTGATCCAGACCTCTACAAGCAAATGGAGAAGTTCAGGAAG